The DNA segment AGGTTGGCGGTGAACCGTCCGGCGATGAAGGCCAGGACGACATCGGCGGCGAAGCCGGATTCACCTTTGTAGCCGTGCTCGGCGGCGGCCTCATGAAGGCCGGCGTGCTCGTCGTCGGTGAACCGCAGCGGGCCGACGCGGACGGTGCGCTTGTTGCCGCCGAAGCGACGGATCGTCGGCTGGGCACTCTTCACGGCGGGCTCGCCGGTGGCAGTCTCGGCGGCACCGGCGGGGCGAAGGGTCTCGCTTTGGACGGCGTGGAGCGTGTCCGGGGCGGGGCCGCCCTCGGCCCCGCCCTCCTGGCCCGGCGTCCCCTGGCGCTGGGCCGTCTCCGCCACCCCTGGGGCGGGGACCCCCGAAGTCCGGCCTTGAGTCGGACTCGGGGTACTACTGGCTCCGCCAGGGGCCGCCCTTCCGAACGCCCGCCGCAAACGCCCCATCAGACCAGGGGACTTCGTCAGCGGCAGCGGCTCATCGAGGGTGTCCTCGGCCTGGTGTGGGTCATGCGTCATGGGTGTTCTCCGGAAGGGACGAGCGGGGCAGGCGGGCTGACGGGGAAGGTTGGGCAGAGCCGGCGGTCACCGCCTCGCCCACAGGTGTGGATGACTGGGCGGTGAGCGTGACGGTGACCGGCTGGTGGGGTGACCGGAAGGGGTTCCGGCCACCCCCTAGGGCAAGCGGTCAGTCCCTATCGGGGCCGGTGCCGGAAGCGGCTTCGAGCTCGCGTCGAAGGACTTCCATCACCTCGGTCAGCCGTTCCCCGCTGACCGTCAGTCCCTTGGCCCGTATGGCCTTTTGGACAAGGGCCCGGGTGGCTTTGCCCTGCTCTGCAGCGGCGATACGACCGATCTCCACGAGTTCCTCGACCGTGGCCCCAGCTGGGCGGCCCCCACGTGGCTTGCTGTCCGATTCCCGGAGCTGAGGTTCCGGCGACCGGGCGGAACTGCCAGCCAGTGGCTCAGTGGCACGGACAGCAGCATTGGTCGCTGCCTCCGGTCCCTCATCCAACGCCGTTCCCAGTCGGCCGATCGGCTGGTCGACCAGCTGGTGGATCTGCCGCATCAGGACGCCGAAGGCCAGCAGCGCGGCGGTCGGGGGTACGGCAGCGACCACATAGTCGAGCAGGGGCTTCACTCCAGGCCCGCCGACTCCGCTGACCCCAGCCACGTTCAGCGCGATGGAACCGACCGACCCGGTGGCCGTGAGGGCGATGGCCCACCCATCGGTGAGCCGCCGCAGGCCCGCGCGGAGCATCAGCAACTCCCCCGCGACGATGAACGCGTCCAACGTCGCGGGCCAGGCCCATTGGCGTACGGGGGAACTCTTGAGCCCGTGCTGCCCGGCGACCTCGGCGAGGTGCGCGTAGGAGAGCCAGAACCCACCGGCGGTCAGGGCGACGATGACGGTTCCCGCCGCGACGAGCGCATACTGCTCGGCGGTCTGTTTGGTCATCACCTGCTTCCCTCCTGGCCTAAAAGCGCGGCTCCCACCGGTGTCCTGATCGGTGTGGTCGGCGAGTGGTGCGAGGGTGGTCAAGCGGGGTTCTCCTGTGGTGGTGGCGTGGTCCGTCTTGGCCGTCTTGGCCGTTGAAACCGCAGGTCAGGGTGAGTACGGCACAGGTGCTGGCGTTCCGTCTCGGCGGCGGTGCCGACGTATTGCGGCACCGCCGCCCTCGGGTTGGAGCGTGGGGGTGGCAGTGGACGGGGCGGATCCGTCTTCCGTCTTGGCCGAAGCTCCTGTGACCTGCGGCGATACGGCGGGGACGCCTAGGACGGCGCAAGACGGAGGTGGGAGACGTCCTGGCGGTCAGCGCGCCGTTGGTCATCGCGTTGCCGTCTTGAGCCTGGCTGCCGTATTACCGACATGCCGTTTGACCTGCGGGATCACGGCAGGGACGGCAAGGACGGCAACCGGAGGGGCGGGGCTCAGCCCGAGCTGGGCGTGGGACCGGCGTCGACCGGGTGCACGGTGGGGCAGTAGCGCCGCCACGCGTCGAGGAACTTGTTGCGCATGTAGCCCTTGAGCTGCCTTCCGTCGGCCATGCGCACGTTGCCGGGCCGAATGTCGAAGTCGCGCAGCATCCTGCTGAGCTCTCGGGCCGTTAGGCCGTCACGTCCCCGCTCCGCCCACGGGGCTTCGGCGTCTTGGCGCAGGTGGTGGAGGAGGTCCCCTGTGGACAGGCTGTCCACCTCACGCTGGGCGAAGAAGACCCGGCGGATGTCGGCGAGGATTCGTGCACCACTGGGGTGGTCCTCCTCGGCCGCCACTTCGGCATTGACCATCCGCACGCAGGCGACCCGCGCCACCCGGGGCCAGCGACCGCCTGCCAGATCGGCGACGATCACCAGGGGCTCCCACGTGTCTGCGGCGCGGTCTTCGACCGGCATGTCCGGCTCCAGGTTCGCGGCCTCCTCCAGCAGCGGCCTGGCCCACGCGTGGATGCGGTCGCGTATCTCGTGCAGGGCGGGGATGTCGCGGCGGGAGCGGAAGGGCCGGACCTTCTCGCCCTCGGCCCGGCGCCGCATGCGGATCACCACCGAACGGTCCATGACCGTGTCAGGCAGGTCACCGATTCCCGCGATGGCCGCCATGGCGAAGGTGGCGAACTTGTGCGGGGTGTGGTCGTTGCCGACGACTCGGGTGACGTACCGGCCGCGCTGATGACCGGCGTTGAGCAGGCCACGCGTCTCCTCGTTCTTCTCCGCCACCTTCGGGCCGAAGATGGTGTCGGCCTCGTCCACCAGCAGCGTCGGCGGCTCCTCCTCATTGATCGAGCGGAAGATGGCCGCCGGTGTGGTGTTGATGGTCAACATCGGCTCGTGGACCGTCTCGGTCAGCACGTCCAGAAGCCGCGACTTGCCGCAGCGCTTCGCCGGCCCCACCACCGCCAGACGCGGGGCGTGCTGCCACGCGGGCTGGAGATGCGTCGCCGCCACCCACAGAGTGATCGCGTCCAGCGCCTCCGACGAGGGCGGGATCACGAACTGGGCTACCTGGGAGCGCAGTTCGTCCAGCAGATTCGAACCAGCTGTCGGCTCCGCGTCGGGTAGATCCTCCAGCTCGCTCGCGGCATCCGCCTCGTCTACGCTGCGTTCGCCCGCACCCCCGCTCGGGTCTGCCTCGGCGCTGTCGGCCTGCACTGCGCGCATGTGGGCGCCGGGCTGGCCGGGGATGGCCGTGGCGGGCCAGCCCGCTCGGGCGGGGGCGGAATAGGACTCGGGGTTCTCGGGTTGCACTGGGCGGCTCCTCGTCTGGCGGTGTCGGGCTTGCACGCCCCTACTGCCGGGTCGGTTCTCATGGGATTGCTGGGGAGCCTTGGGGCCTCCGGCGTTGCACCGCCGGAGGCTCTCCCCCTTCTCGCGGGCGCCTCGGTACCGCGAGCGACCACGGACAGTACGTCCACGCCACGCCACAGTCCAGCGTTTCTGTGTCAGCTCAGCGCAGAAGCGTCTGCTACGCACGAGACGCTTCACGCTGCCAGCCCCAGCAGGGCCAACAGGTCCGCGGTCACCACCCGGTAGGCGTTGCCGAGTCGCAGCACCTTGCATGGGTACTGACCACGCTTGGCGAGCTCGTACCCCTTGCTCCGCCCCAGCCCCAACGCCCGGTTGCCTGTCTCCAGGTCTACGGCGGCTGGAAGCTCCAGAAGCTCCTCGCGGCTCATCCCCTTCGCTCGCCCGCCAGCTTCGTTCTCGCGCATGCGCGCTCCATCCACGACTGAGCCCTCGGCGAACGCGACCATCGCGCCCGTCTCCAGGTCACGAAATCAACGTTAGGCGAGCTAATGTGTCTGTATGACACAACGCCGTAGCGACCATGGATACGAGAAGGCCGAAGACGAGGACGACGTCCTTGAGTGGGTGGACCAGGTCATGGCCACCGTGGCCGGCGAGGTCCGCAGACGACGGAGGGAACTGGGTTGGAGCGCGCAGGACTTGGCCGACAAGTGCGAGGAGATCGGCCACCCGATCCCCCGCAACGTGATCGCCAACATGGAGTCCGGACGCCGCTCCAACCTGCCCTTGGTCGACGTCATGGTGTTGGCCGAGGCCCTGAACACGCCCCCTATCTGCCTCGTCTATCCCGTCGGCTACGTCGACCAAGTGCAGCGGCTCCCGCTCCAGCACCCCACCTCCACCCTGAATGCCCTGCACTGGTTCACCGGAGAGGACACCGAACTCGGCACAGACGACGACATGCTCCGCTACTTCCGCGCCCACCACGCTGCTGAGGAGCAACTGCAGAGCGCGCGACGCGATGAGGAGTACGCGCGCTACCACGCCGAGACCGCCCCGAACGCCGACCGAAAGGCCGAGGCCCTCCGCGCTCAGGCTCGTGCCGCCGAGGCGGCCGACGGCGCCGCGAACCGTCTGCGCAGGATCCGCGCCTTCATTCAGGAAGAGGGCGTCACGCCTCCCTTCCTATGGCCCGACCTTGCCGCCGCAATCGATTCACCCGGGAGCGATCCCGATATCACCGAGGAGAATGATCTTTGAAGGGCTCCACCTATCGCCGCTGCTCCTGCCGCGACCCGAAGACCGGCAAGGAACTCGGCACCTCCTGCCCCAAGCGCAACAGCAGGAACCACTGCACCTACTCCATACGCCAGGAGCTCTCGCCCCGTGAAGACGGCAGCCGACGCTCGTTCGCCCGTGGCGGGTACGGAAGCCTCAAGTCGGCCCAAGCCGAACTCGACCACGTCCGCGCTCTCCTCGGGCTGGCCGAGTCGGACGACCCCGAGGGCACGGAACTCATCGCAGAGATGCTGACGGAGGTCAGCCGCGAGCGGTCGCCTCTGCCTGACGTCGAGGAGACGAGGCGGCGCCTGAACGCCGGCCAGGACCTCATCGGCAGCCTGACAGTGAGTGAGTGGCTCGATCGGTGGCTGGCCGGTAAGCGCATACGCAAGTCCGGCCTCAACCGCTACGAGACCGACATTCGCGTGCACTTGAAGCCGCGCATCGGAAACCGGCGGCTGGACCGGCTGCGCGTCAGCCATCTCAGCGAGATGTTCACGGACATCCGCGACGCCAACGCCCAGATCCTGGAGGACAACGCCCAGCGGCGAGCCGCGATCGACGAGCTGGCGACCGTACCGTGGAAGGGCGTGGAGAACCGTGCTCGTCGCAAGGCGATGAAGGCCGCGATCGACGAGATGCCGCGCTTCCGTCGCATCACCGGCCCCGCCACGCGTCAGCACGTCAAGGCCACTCTCCGCGCGGCCCTGAACGACGCGATCGGGCAGCAGATCATCACGTTCAACCCGGCCGCCCACGTCGAGATCGACCCCGCACGCAAGCCCAAGGCGCTCGTGTGGACGGACGAGCGGGTTGCCAAGTGGGAGCAGACGGGCGAGAAGCCGTCGCCGGTGATGGTCTGGACGCCCCAGCAGACCGGCGCCTTCCTCGACTTCGTCGCCGAGGACCGCCTGTACGCGATGTGGCACCTGATCGCCTTCCGCGGCCTGCGCCGTGGCGAGGCGTGCGGGCAGCCGTGGTCGGAGACGAACCTCGACACCCACTCCCTCGCCGTCTCCTCCCAACTCGTACAGGACGGATGGGAGATCGAGGCGTCCGATCCCAAGACGGACAGCGGCTATCGCGTGGTCGCACTCGACGACGACACCGTCAGCGTCCTCAAGCGGCACCGCGAGCGGCAGGAAGCGGACCGCGCGGAGTGGGGCTCGGCCTGGGTCGAGACCGGCCACGTCTTCACTCAGGAAGACGGCTCCTGGCTCCACCCGGGCAAGGTGACCGACCTCTTCGAGCGCCTCGTCGCCGCCTCCGGCCTCCCGCCGATCCGTCTGCATGACCTGCGCCACGGCGCAGCAACGCTCATGCTGGCCGCCGACATCGACATCAAGATCGTGTCGGACACCCTCGGGCACAGTGACACGCGCATCACGCGGGACATCTACCAGAGCGTCCTGCCCCAGGTCGGCAAGAGCGCCGCCGAGGCGACGGCGAAGCTGGTCCCGCTTCAGCGCAAGGCCGAGGCGGAGAAGGCGGCCCGCAAGGCCGCGAAGAAGGGGAAGGCCAAGAAGGCCCCGGCGAAGAGCGTTGGCAAGGGCAAGGGCGGCAAGCCGAAGAACAAGGCGAAAGCCCAGCCCAAGGCAGACAAGAAGGCCGAGCTCCGGAAGCCCAAGAAGTAGGTCTCTGAGCGCCCCCGCTCACGCATCGCTCACGCAAGCCATCTCGCGGCACCACGGCCGTGTGACGCGTCATGCCACGAACAACGCAAAAGGCCAGGTCACGGGCTGTGTGACCTGGCCTTTTTACTGAGCCGCCTTCGGGATTCGAACCCGAGACCTACGCATTACGAGTGCGTTGCTCTGGCCAACTGAGCTAAGGCGGCGTGGTGCGCGGCCCAGTCTACACATCACAGAGGGGTGCTCTGTAACTGGCTGAGGAGCTGGTCAGGGGTGGGCGGAGTGAAGGCGGGGAGGTGTGAGGCGGGTCACTTGCAGACCTTGTGCTTCGGGGGGACGGTGCCGTCGAGGAGGTAGGCGTTGATCGTGTTGTCGATGCACGTGCTGCCGC comes from the Streptomyces angustmyceticus genome and includes:
- a CDS encoding helix-turn-helix domain-containing protein; translated protein: MTQRRSDHGYEKAEDEDDVLEWVDQVMATVAGEVRRRRRELGWSAQDLADKCEEIGHPIPRNVIANMESGRRSNLPLVDVMVLAEALNTPPICLVYPVGYVDQVQRLPLQHPTSTLNALHWFTGEDTELGTDDDMLRYFRAHHAAEEQLQSARRDEEYARYHAETAPNADRKAEALRAQARAAEAADGAANRLRRIRAFIQEEGVTPPFLWPDLAAAIDSPGSDPDITEENDL
- a CDS encoding DUF2637 domain-containing protein codes for the protein MTKQTAEQYALVAAGTVIVALTAGGFWLSYAHLAEVAGQHGLKSSPVRQWAWPATLDAFIVAGELLMLRAGLRRLTDGWAIALTATGSVGSIALNVAGVSGVGGPGVKPLLDYVVAAVPPTAALLAFGVLMRQIHQLVDQPIGRLGTALDEGPEAATNAAVRATEPLAGSSARSPEPQLRESDSKPRGGRPAGATVEELVEIGRIAAAEQGKATRALVQKAIRAKGLTVSGERLTEVMEVLRRELEAASGTGPDRD
- a CDS encoding DUF3631 domain-containing protein; translation: MQPENPESYSAPARAGWPATAIPGQPGAHMRAVQADSAEADPSGGAGERSVDEADAASELEDLPDAEPTAGSNLLDELRSQVAQFVIPPSSEALDAITLWVAATHLQPAWQHAPRLAVVGPAKRCGKSRLLDVLTETVHEPMLTINTTPAAIFRSINEEEPPTLLVDEADTIFGPKVAEKNEETRGLLNAGHQRGRYVTRVVGNDHTPHKFATFAMAAIAGIGDLPDTVMDRSVVIRMRRRAEGEKVRPFRSRRDIPALHEIRDRIHAWARPLLEEAANLEPDMPVEDRAADTWEPLVIVADLAGGRWPRVARVACVRMVNAEVAAEEDHPSGARILADIRRVFFAQREVDSLSTGDLLHHLRQDAEAPWAERGRDGLTARELSRMLRDFDIRPGNVRMADGRQLKGYMRNKFLDAWRRYCPTVHPVDAGPTPSSG
- a CDS encoding MobC family plasmid mobilization relaxosome protein, encoding MAETAQRQGTPGQEGGAEGGPAPDTLHAVQSETLRPAGAAETATGEPAVKSAQPTIRRFGGNKRTVRVGPLRFTDDEHAGLHEAAAEHGYKGESGFAADVVLAFIAGRFTANLPLSEDRRRTHMFRAQVLRQLNRIGVNVNQIARALNSDLTPPDIRHRLDELHHLLELIAEALRQPADLGEDLAA
- a CDS encoding tyrosine-type recombinase/integrase, with translation MKGSTYRRCSCRDPKTGKELGTSCPKRNSRNHCTYSIRQELSPREDGSRRSFARGGYGSLKSAQAELDHVRALLGLAESDDPEGTELIAEMLTEVSRERSPLPDVEETRRRLNAGQDLIGSLTVSEWLDRWLAGKRIRKSGLNRYETDIRVHLKPRIGNRRLDRLRVSHLSEMFTDIRDANAQILEDNAQRRAAIDELATVPWKGVENRARRKAMKAAIDEMPRFRRITGPATRQHVKATLRAALNDAIGQQIITFNPAAHVEIDPARKPKALVWTDERVAKWEQTGEKPSPVMVWTPQQTGAFLDFVAEDRLYAMWHLIAFRGLRRGEACGQPWSETNLDTHSLAVSSQLVQDGWEIEASDPKTDSGYRVVALDDDTVSVLKRHRERQEADRAEWGSAWVETGHVFTQEDGSWLHPGKVTDLFERLVAASGLPPIRLHDLRHGAATLMLAADIDIKIVSDTLGHSDTRITRDIYQSVLPQVGKSAAEATAKLVPLQRKAEAEKAARKAAKKGKAKKAPAKSVGKGKGGKPKNKAKAQPKADKKAELRKPKK